The genomic interval CTGATTCAAGCGAATTCGCCATTGAATCCGTGAAACATTTTCCGGCTGCGTCTCAGCGGCTTGATCGGCAAATGACAGAAGTCGATCCACCATTTCACGCCCCGCGGCAACCGTGTCGACCTTCAGCTCACCGAGAAACTCAAAAATCTCTGTCACGCTGCGGCGCGCCAACTGCTCCTGCAACCACCAAGACGTTGCCAACGTATGACTACAGCGCGTTACACCCGGCTGCAAAAAATCTTCGCATTGGCAAGTCGGGCACGCTTCCAGCGAAAAACTCAGCTCCGACAATTCATCGATACTGCTGGTCAACTCGGTGTCTTCGTCGTCGTGGTCGTAGATGTCCAGGGTGACGATCGAGGGTGGCTGTCGATTGGCTCGGACGCGGAATTCAAACCGCAGCGATCCATCGATCTGGGAAAACCGCGGCGGTTCCACCCGCATCATCGCGGCCCGTTTGTCCAACGTCTGATCGTGCGAGTCCACCAGCCGCTGCGCTGCTTCGGTCATCAACAGCCCGAATGCACCCGCAGTGTTTTCCGTCGATAAATCCATGCGCTCCGTGTTCCTCTCGATGTGGGGCCGCCGACAATTGGCCAATCCGCTATTCTACCGATGGATTTGGTTTTCGCGATGCCAAATGGACTGATCATTCCCCTCAAATCATGAAGTTTTCAAGATGCCGAAGTTGACCGTAGAAGGTGTTGGTGAATTCGAAGTTGCTGCCGGAAAACGACTTGTCAAGGCCCTCACCGAGGACGCCGGAACCGACCAATTGCACGCCTGCGGAGGCGTTTCACGCTGTACCACTTGCCGAGTGAAGTTCCATTCCGGGGAGCCGGACAAGATCACCGAGGCCGAAAAAGAAACCCTGAGGGTCCGGGAAGTCACCGAGAAAGGAGTGCGATTGAGCTGCCAAATCGCTTGCGAGGCAGACATGCACGTCGAGCTGATCAGCCGCTTCGAGGGTTCCGGCCGCAAGGACGCAGGCTCCCCCGTCGCCGACGAAATCGAGCCCACACCCGTCTGGACCGAAAAGTAGCGAACACCGCCGGTCCACTACAAGAAAGCTCCTGCCACCCACCTAGCCCGGATTATTTACGCGACTCAATACGGTCATCGCAACACGTTTGCGTAAAACGGCTTGCGCGGATTGGCAGAAAAACAGTCTGCGCAGATCAGCCGCCACGCGATCGCGTCCGGTTCTCACGCCTATGCTCGGGAACCGGACGCTATCGCGTGCCGGCTGATGAATAATCCGGGCTAGCGCCCGAGGCTCACTGGGGCCACCAGCTGCGCCGGGAGAGGTGACAGAAATTTGCGGAGCGCCATAGTGCCACAACCCCTCGTTTCACCCCCATCTAACCAACGCGGACCATCTCGAGCGGATACAATGAAGCGCCCTCCCCGCCAGCCCATTTTCTCCCACTCCCGGTGCGCGAGTGAATTCATCCCGCCTCTGTTTGTCGCTGCTTCTCTGCTTGATTTCCCTCGGTTGGTGTTCGCCTCTGGAACGCATTTTCGCCGAAGAGCCAACCCAGCCTGCACGGCCCACCAATCGACTCGCCGCTGAGTCCAGTCCTTACCTGCTACAACACGCTCACAATCCGGTCGACTGGTATCCGTGGGGCGACGAAGCGTTCGCGAAAGCAAAACGCGAAAACAAGATGGTGTTCTTGTCCGTCGGCTATGCGGCATGTCATTGGTGTCACGTGATGGAACGCGAGACGTTTGAGGACGCTGAGATCGCAGCGTTTCTCAACGAGCACTTTGTGTGCATCAAAGTCGATCGCGAAGAACGGCCCGATGTCGACCAGATCTACATGACGGCGGTGCAAATGATCTCGGGCAGTGGCGGTTGGCCAATGTCCGTCTTCTTGCTGCCCGATGCGAAACCGTTTTGGGGAGGAACGTACTTCCCAGCCCGAACAGGTGACCGTGGCCAAGCCACCGGATTCTTGAGCATCATCCGGCAGATCAACGAGGCTTGGAAAAGCCAGCCGGACACCGTTTCCAAACAAGCAGAGCATGTGACCTCTGCCATCCAAGCCCAACAGGCACTCGAATCAAAAGAGGAAAGAAGCAAGCGACCTGCGTTGCAGCCATCTTGGGTCGACGCGGTCGCGAGAGAGCTGGCAAGACAGTTTGACGAGGATCACGGAGGCTTTGGCTACTCGGAAACCAATCCCAATCAACCAAAGTTTCCCGAGCCATCCAACTTGATCTACCTATTGCATCGCGCTAAGCAACAGGGACTCGACGAAGTTGAGCGTGAGCGCGCCCGGACCATGTTGACCGCCACACTCGACGGCATGATCGCCGGGGCGATGTTCGACCATATCGGCGGCGGATTTCACCGTTACAGTGTCGATCGCTATTGGATGATTCCGCACTTTGAGAAAATGCTGTACGACAACGCCCAATTGGCATCGGTGTTTGCTCAAGCCTACCAACTCACTGAAAACCCCGAATACCGACTGATCGCCGAGCGAACTTGCCAATTCGTGATCGATGAACTGACGGCACCCGGCGGCGGATTCTATAGCTCGCTGGACGCCGATAGCGAAGGAGTAGAGGGCAAGTTCTATCGATGGACCAAGGAAGAGCTGGACGAGGCGGCAAACGAAATTGACGGCTACGCTACTTTTGCGAAAACGTACCGATTGGATCAGCCACCGACATTCGAAGAAGAGTTCTTTGTTCCGCATCCTGGAAAGCCGCTCGCTGAGATCGCGGGCGAAACCGGCAAGACTTTTCCGGAGCTTGTGGCCTCATTGGAAGCCTCTCGCAAGCGGTTGTTGGAGGTGCGGGCAAAACGCAAACGACCGCCAACAGACACCAAGATCCTGACGGCATGGAACGGACTGATGATTGCAGGGCTTGCCGACGCAGGCCGTTTGCTCGATCGCCCCGACTTCATCGATGCCGCGATTGCGTCAGCAGACTTTATCCAGTCCAACCTCGTCGATGAAAACGGACGATTGTTGCGAACCCACGCCGGCGGCGCAGCCAAACTGAATGGCTACATCGACGACTATGCGTTTTATGTGTCCGGATTACTCGCGCTCTATCAAGCGACCGAAAACCCCAAGTGGCTCGCCGCCGCCGAGCAATGGAATGACAAGTTGCTAGAGTTGTTTTGGGACGAAGCCGACCATGGATTCTTCTTCACCACGCACGACCATCCAACGTTGATCGTCCGCGTCAAAGATTCCGTGGACAGCGCCGTCCCATCGGGCGTCGGCGTGACGCTGCAGAATCTCGCGGACTTGGTTCGTCTCACCGAAGACAAGGGCAAACCAAAGCTTTATGTAGAACGCATCCTGCAGACGCTCTCGTCACTCACACCGTACTTCCAACGCGCCCCCGCATCGGTCCCCCGGGCCGCCACCGTGCTGGCCCAAAGTACGTCAGCCTTTCCAGGCTGACATACCCTGTAAGACCGGTTGGACTTCACGTTTTCCCGGAATTCGTCCCAATGAAAGCCTCCATCTACAACCTTCTTCGCGTACTCGTTGTCTCATGTCTGGCTTTCGCAGCATCAGCAAATTTGACCGCGGACGAGCCAGCGGCAACGAGGCCTTTGCAGAATTTGCCGGAGGAACCCGCAGCCGAGATGGTTGCCGGCATCGATCGTTTTCTGCTGCAACAACTTGCTCTCACCGGTCAACAACGCGACAAACATTGGCAGGAACGGCGACAGTGGGATGAGAACCGCCAATTCCTGATCCAACAACTCGGTCTTGAGCCCCAACGCTATTCGCCGACAACGGGATTTCTTCATGAAGATTCCCCCGTTCACTCCGGTGATACGTTCACGGCCACACATGTTCGTTGGCCTGTGCTCGGGCACCCCGCTCCACAGGCCGCCGACGCCGTCGGGATGTGGGGGGAAGCGATTCATTTGCGACCGCATGCCCCAGCGGGCAGGCTGACGATTGTGATGCCCGACGCGGACGAGCTGCCCGAAAGTTGGCTGTTCCCGCTGGAGGTCGAATCAGACGACGATCAGCATGCATGGCAAAATCGCCGCGTCTACCTACAAACGCTCGCGCAAAGCGGAACCGACGTGATCATCGTCGCCACCGTCAACCGCGGCCTACATCAGCACAACTCGGCAACGATGACCCGTCGTGAATACCTGCACCGCGCAGCGTTCGAACTCGGACGTACGCTGACGGGCTACGAGATTCAAACCATCCAATCGCTTTTGGATCGATTCGCCGACTATCAGCACAAGTCTGTTTACGCGGCAGGCGAAAGCATCAATGCTGCTTTGATGGCAACCGCAATCGACTCTCGCGTCGATTCACTTACCGTGGAAGGTCTGATCGGCACGCGAGCCAATGTTTGGAGCGAGCCGATCAGTCGTCAAATCTTCGGTCTGCACAACCGCTTCGACAACGCTCACTTGTTGGCATTGATTGCACCACGAAAGGTAACCGTGATCGAGGCGCGTAACTATTCGATTGAGCTACCCGGTGGCGGCGGAGCACCCGCGACCTGGCAATCTCCAGACCGGGCCGAGTATGAGGCACAACTGGTGGTCTTACGAGAAGTATGCAAGCGAGAAGGTCTGACATTGTCTTCTTGGTTCAACTCGTTACCCGATGACGCTCATTTAATGCCCCATCGCAACTCAGCGATCCAGCTCGCGAAGTCATCAAACGTGAACACAATTCTGGCACAAGCAAGCCGCCGCAGCGATCGCCTATTCGACACCATCGACGCATACAATCAACTGCTGCTGACGGAGTCCGAGTATGAACGCGAGGGATACCTGAATATCGGATTACAACGCAATGACCACGAAACCAATGTCGTCGACGCAAGTTCCATCGCGGCGTATCAAGACTCCATCGAGCCTTTCCGCGACGATTTTCGCGAGAACGTGATCGGCTGGTACGACGAACCACTGCTCGCCCCGGATCCCCGTTCAACGGTTGCCTTTCAGGGTGAGAGCTGGACGGCTCACCATGTGATGCTGGATGTCTTTCCCGACGTGTTCGCGTACGGCATTCTGCTGTTGCCAAACGATATCCAGCCGACGGACTCACGTCCCGTCGTGGTTTGCCAACATGGACTCGAAGGTCGCCCGGAGGACACGATCCGGGGTGACCATCGCGCCTATCACGATTACGCAGCCAAGCTTGCTGACATGGGATACGTGGTCTTTGCACCCCAGAATCCATACATCGGACAAGACAAATTTCGAACGCTGCAGCGAAAATCGTATCCGATGGGCAAGACGTTGTTCTCTGTCATCGGTGCACAGCATCAGCAGATACTGGGCTGGCTGAAGACCGTGCCGGGAGTGAACGCGGACAAGATCGCGTTCTATGGTTTGTCATACGGTGGTAAATCTGCCATGCGTCTCCCCGCGTTGTTGCCCGATTACTGTTTGTCCATCTGCTCAGCGGACTTCAACGACTGGGTTTGGAAAAACGCGTCCTCACGTTCGCGATACAGCTACATCGGAACGGGCGAGTACGAAATCTTTGAATTCGGCTTGGGCAAGAAGTTCAACTACGCCGAGATGGCTGCCTTGATCGCCCCAAGACCTTTCATGGTCGAACGGGGCCACCACGACGGCGTCGCACCAGACGATCGAGTGGCCAAGGAGTTTGCCAAGGTTCGCTACCTCTACGAAGCACGATTGCAACTTGCCGACCGATGCGAGATCGAATGGTTCAACGGCCCCCACACGATCAACGGCCAAGGAACCTTTCAGTTCCTAGAGAAACATCTCGGCAAAGCGAAAGACTAGTGCGGTGTCACATCTAAGAAATAGGGTTACCGTGGACTGCTCAAAGTTTGGCATTGACATTGTTTTTCAGTGCATGTTTTTGTTTCATGCGTCGCAATCAAAGTGAGCCTCAGGCGCTAGCCGTGGGCCGGCACCACAATCCGCCTCAGGCCCACAACTAGCGCCTGAGGCTCACTGGGGCCACCAGCTGCGCCGGCAGTAGGGATAATCCTGAGCTGAACAAAACTTGGCGTTGACATTGTTTTTTCAGTCCATGTTTTTGTTTCATGCGTCGCAATCAAAGTGAGCCTCAGGCGCTAGCCGTGGGCCGGCACCACAATCCGCCTCAGGCCCACGGCTAGCGCCTGAGGCTCACTGGGGGCCACCAGCTGCGCCGGCAGTAGGGATAATCCTGGGCTGAACAAAACTTGGCGTTGACATTGTTTTTCAGTCCATGTTTTTGCTTCATGCGTCGCAATCAAAGTGAGCCTCAGGCGCTAGCCGTGGGCCGGCACCACAATCCGCCTCAGGCCCACGGCTAGCGCCTGAGGCTCACTGGGGCCACCAGCTGCGCCGGCAGTAGGGATAATCCTGGGCTGAACAAAACTTGGCGTTGACATTGTTTTTCAGTTCATGTTTTTGTTTCATGCATCGCAATCAAAGTGAGCCTCAGGCGCTAGCCGTGGGCCGGCACCACAATCCGCCTCAGGCCCACGGCTAGCGCCTGAGGCTCACTGGGGCCACCAGCTGCGCCGGCAGTAGGGATAATCCTGGGCTGAACAAAACTTGGCGTTGACATTGTTTTTCAGTCCATGTTTTTGCTTCATGCGTCGCAATCAAAGTGAGCCTCAGGCGCTAGCCGTGGGCCGGCACCACAATCCGCCTCAGGCCCACGGCTAGCGCCCACGGCTAGCGCCTGAGGTTCACTGGGGGCCACCAGCTGCGCCGGCAGTAGGGGCATAAACTTGCGCAAACCCAAAAAGAAACAACACCAAACTTTGAGCAGTCCAGCGGTACCGGTGGCGAAAGTCGTCAAGACTTTCGGCAATTTGCACGTTGCCGAAACTCTTGACGAGTTTTGCTACCCCCAAACTGATTGCCGGACGACGCACTAGACGATAATGTCGCTGCTCACGCCTGCTTGCCGAACGCCAGTCGAAAAACAGCGGGGCTACGAAGTCCCAGTGCGATCCATGCGAGAACGCCGATGATAATCGGGAAATAGAATGGGTCGCCGACGCGAATGTGCGTTGCGGTGGCTCCTCCCAGATAGGCCGCCAACAGGATTGCAGCGACAAACGCTGTTTGTGGGATCAGGAATAGAATCGCAATGGCCACTTCGACCACTCCGATCCAGAACATGACGTCTTCCGTCCAGCCCAACTTTGCAAACATCTCCGCCTTGCCTTCCCATTGCGTGAACTTTCCCATCGCGCTGGCCACGATCAGAAACACGGCAATCAAAACGCTCAACACCCATCCGGCTATCTTCGGCATCGTTATTCCTTTGATTCAATGGTCACGTG from Stieleria varia carries:
- a CDS encoding alpha/beta hydrolase family protein; translated protein: MKASIYNLLRVLVVSCLAFAASANLTADEPAATRPLQNLPEEPAAEMVAGIDRFLLQQLALTGQQRDKHWQERRQWDENRQFLIQQLGLEPQRYSPTTGFLHEDSPVHSGDTFTATHVRWPVLGHPAPQAADAVGMWGEAIHLRPHAPAGRLTIVMPDADELPESWLFPLEVESDDDQHAWQNRRVYLQTLAQSGTDVIIVATVNRGLHQHNSATMTRREYLHRAAFELGRTLTGYEIQTIQSLLDRFADYQHKSVYAAGESINAALMATAIDSRVDSLTVEGLIGTRANVWSEPISRQIFGLHNRFDNAHLLALIAPRKVTVIEARNYSIELPGGGGAPATWQSPDRAEYEAQLVVLREVCKREGLTLSSWFNSLPDDAHLMPHRNSAIQLAKSSNVNTILAQASRRSDRLFDTIDAYNQLLLTESEYEREGYLNIGLQRNDHETNVVDASSIAAYQDSIEPFRDDFRENVIGWYDEPLLAPDPRSTVAFQGESWTAHHVMLDVFPDVFAYGILLLPNDIQPTDSRPVVVCQHGLEGRPEDTIRGDHRAYHDYAAKLADMGYVVFAPQNPYIGQDKFRTLQRKSYPMGKTLFSVIGAQHQQILGWLKTVPGVNADKIAFYGLSYGGKSAMRLPALLPDYCLSICSADFNDWVWKNASSRSRYSYIGTGEYEIFEFGLGKKFNYAEMAALIAPRPFMVERGHHDGVAPDDRVAKEFAKVRYLYEARLQLADRCEIEWFNGPHTINGQGTFQFLEKHLGKAKD
- a CDS encoding thioredoxin domain-containing protein, whose translation is MNSSRLCLSLLLCLISLGWCSPLERIFAEEPTQPARPTNRLAAESSPYLLQHAHNPVDWYPWGDEAFAKAKRENKMVFLSVGYAACHWCHVMERETFEDAEIAAFLNEHFVCIKVDREERPDVDQIYMTAVQMISGSGGWPMSVFLLPDAKPFWGGTYFPARTGDRGQATGFLSIIRQINEAWKSQPDTVSKQAEHVTSAIQAQQALESKEERSKRPALQPSWVDAVARELARQFDEDHGGFGYSETNPNQPKFPEPSNLIYLLHRAKQQGLDEVERERARTMLTATLDGMIAGAMFDHIGGGFHRYSVDRYWMIPHFEKMLYDNAQLASVFAQAYQLTENPEYRLIAERTCQFVIDELTAPGGGFYSSLDADSEGVEGKFYRWTKEELDEAANEIDGYATFAKTYRLDQPPTFEEEFFVPHPGKPLAEIAGETGKTFPELVASLEASRKRLLEVRAKRKRPPTDTKILTAWNGLMIAGLADAGRLLDRPDFIDAAIASADFIQSNLVDENGRLLRTHAGGAAKLNGYIDDYAFYVSGLLALYQATENPKWLAAAEQWNDKLLELFWDEADHGFFFTTHDHPTLIVRVKDSVDSAVPSGVGVTLQNLADLVRLTEDKGKPKLYVERILQTLSSLTPYFQRAPASVPRAATVLAQSTSAFPG
- a CDS encoding DoxX family protein, which encodes MPKIAGWVLSVLIAVFLIVASAMGKFTQWEGKAEMFAKLGWTEDVMFWIGVVEVAIAILFLIPQTAFVAAILLAAYLGGATATHIRVGDPFYFPIIIGVLAWIALGLRSPAVFRLAFGKQA
- a CDS encoding 2Fe-2S iron-sulfur cluster-binding protein; this encodes MPKLTVEGVGEFEVAAGKRLVKALTEDAGTDQLHACGGVSRCTTCRVKFHSGEPDKITEAEKETLRVREVTEKGVRLSCQIACEADMHVELISRFEGSGRKDAGSPVADEIEPTPVWTEK